The nucleotide window AGTTCTAGTTCTAGCTTTTATTACAAAATCTAGAGCTCCAAAATCTTGAACTTTTATCTTCGCATTCTTTATATTTTCTTCTTCTAAAACCTCTCTTACAGATTTATCCATTAATTTTCCAAACATTTTTTTTAATTTAGATTCTATCTCAACTTGAATTCCCTTACAGTCTAAATCCACAGT belongs to Fusobacterium sp. JB019 and includes:
- the citD gene encoding citrate lyase acyl carrier protein, which translates into the protein MIGICGNEKSSDVLVTVDLDCKGIQVEIESKLKKMFGKLMDKSVREVLEEENIKNAKIKVQDFGALDFVIKARTRTALHRAQELKGDDK